A single genomic interval of Cucumis sativus cultivar 9930 chromosome 5, Cucumber_9930_V3, whole genome shotgun sequence harbors:
- the LOC101208235 gene encoding metalloendoproteinase 2-MMP: MKFLLITSLSLLLFLNPISAHIFPNVSSIPSWLNKTTCAWDQFKKLKGCRPGDRFNGLSNLKTYLNRFGYIPSSPNFTDLFDPLLQSALKTYQTNFNLNATGLLDDQTLAQIQLPRCGIPDIINNSTSMNSGQPTGRQSPHFHSVSHYSFFPGRPIWPAHRRDLTYAFAPENPLSNEVKAVFARAFARWAAVTPLTFSAVESFRSADIRIGFYAGDHGDGEPFDGVLGTLAHAFSPPSGHFHLDGDESWVVSGDLRSAPLAAIDLESVAVHEIGHLLGLGHSSVEESIMFPTITSRTRKVDLAADDINGIQELYGGNPNGNLSPPSSSTTPSVQEREMSRNGAAPRPLRFWWSPVLIAAVELFLMR; this comes from the coding sequence atgaaattcCTCCTTATTACTTCACTCTCTCTATTGCTTTTTCTCAATCCCATCTCTGCCCATATCTTCCCCAACGTCTCTTCAATCCCATCTTGGCTTAACAAAACCACTTGTGCTTGGGACCAATTCAAGAAACTCAAAGGCTGCCGCCCTGGTGATCGCTTCAATGGCCTCTCTAATCTCAAAACTTACCTCAATCGATTTGGCTACATTCCCTCTTCTCCTAATTTCACCGATCTCTTCGATCCTCTCCTTCAATCTGCCCTTAAAACCTACCAAACCAATTTCAATCTTAACGCCACTGGCCTTCTCGACGACCAAACTCTCGCTCAGATTCAGCTTCCCCGATGCGGAATCCCCGATATAATCAATAATTCCACTTCTATGAATTCCGGCCAACCAACCGGACGACAGTCCCCCCATTTTCACTCTGTTTCTCATTACTCTTTCTTCCCCGGCCGCCCCATCTGGCCTGCCCACCGTCGTGATTTGACCTACGCTTTTGCGCCCGAGAATCCTCTTTCCAACGAGGTTAAAGCGGTTTTTGCTAGGGCGTTTGCTCGTTGGGCGGCTGTTACGCCTTTGACATTCTCGGCTGTAGAATCGTTTCGGTCGGCGGATATCCGGATTGGATTCTACGCTGGGGATCACGGCGATGGGGAGCCGTTCGATGGGGTTTTAGGGACTTTGGCTCACGCGTTTTCGCCGCCGAGTGGACATTTTCATTTGGATGGGGATGAGAGTTGGGTGGTTTCCGGTGACTTAAGATCGGCTCCTCTGGCAGCGATCGATTTGGAATCGGTGGCGGTTCATGAGATTGGGCATTTATTAGGGCTTGGTCACTCGTCTGTTGAGGAATCCATTATGTTTCCGACGATCACTTCGAGGACGAGGAAGGTGGATCTGGCTGCCGACGATATCAATGGAATTCAAGAACTGTATGGCGGAAACCCCAACGGAAACCTCTCGCCACCATCGAGTAGTACGACGCCTTCCGTACAGGAGAGAGAGATGTCAAGAAACGGAGCTGCTCCGAGGCCGTTGAGGTTCTGGTGGAGCCCAGTTTTAATCGCAGCCGTTGAACTTTTCTTGATGAGATAG